In Alligator mississippiensis isolate rAllMis1 chromosome 10, rAllMis1, whole genome shotgun sequence, one DNA window encodes the following:
- the CLDN5 gene encoding claudin-5, translating into MASAALEIVGMGLSILGWVGVLVTCGLPMWQVSAFIEANIVVAQSLWEGLWMTCAVQSTGQMQCKVFDSILALSPEVQAGRAITVLVALLGLVALMVTVMGAQCTNCVRPGRAKSHIALAGGAIYVLCGVLVLIPICWFAHITISDFYDPTVPRFKKREMGASLYIGWAATALLLVGGGLICCGARGHKDEDAFPVKYSAPRRPTSNGEYDKKNYV; encoded by the coding sequence ATGGCCTCCGCCGCGCTGGAGATCGTGGGCATGGGGCTCAGCATCCTGGGCTGGGTGGGCGTGCTCGTGACCTGCGGGCTGCCCATGTGGCAGGTGTCCGCCTTCATCGAGGCCAACATCGTGGTGGCGCAGAGCCTGTGGGAAGGGCTGTGGATGACGTGCGCGGTGCAGAGCACGGGGCAGATGCAGTGCAAGGTGTTCGACTCCATCCTGGCGCTGAGCCCCGAGGTGCAGGCGGGCCGCGCCATCACCGTGCTCGtggcgctgctggggctggtggcgcTCATGGTGACCGTGATGGGCGCGCAGTGCACCAACTGCGTGCGGCCGGGCCGCGCCAAGTCGCACATCGCCCTGGCCGGCGGGGCCATCTACGTCCTGTGCGGCGTCCTGGTGCTCATCCCCATCTGCTGGTTCGCCCACATCACCATCAGCGACTTCTACGACCCCACCGTGCCGCGCTTCAAGAAGCGGGAGATGGGCGCCTCGCTCTACATCGGCTGGGCGGCCACGGCGCTGCTGCTCGTGGGCGGCGGGCTCATCTGCTGCGGCGCCCGCGGGCACAAGGACGAGGACGCCTTCCCCGTCAAGTACTCGGCCCCGCGGCGGCCCACGTCCAACGGCGAGTACGACAAGAAGAACTACGTGTGA